Proteins found in one Neurospora crassa OR74A linkage group II, whole genome shotgun sequence genomic segment:
- a CDS encoding acetyltransferase: MGTPFIATLEPPGLALSPWNASLPPSQQSSSTTSTIPKTFLDAMTIRESVFINEQQIPAENEFDANDARSVHFVIYASINQVVQQEERDANSGRVMRPRKSETRSVPIGTVRIVPFPHAPHPVKGGKYLADELVNLEELDSETKKALEVVQRGGKDRKTSLHDGEEVYMKLGRLAVLKEFRGRGIAGQLIRRALDWMKEHPRYFSPSVKERGFEALGIDPERDARMMPKWRGLFCVHAQVSAVGAWQRAGFVVDEEMGRWWEEGIEHVGMFCRVDARA, translated from the coding sequence ATGGGCACCCCCTTCATCGCCACCCTCGAGCCTCCTGGTCTCGCCCTTTCCCCCTGGAACGCCTctctccccccttcccagcaatcctcctccacaaccAGCACCATCCCCAAGACCTTCCTCGACGCCATGACCATCCGCGAGTCCGTCTTTATCAACGAGCAACAAATCCCCGCCGAAAACGAATTTGACGCCAACGATGCTCGCTCCGTCCACTTCGTCATCTACGCCTCCATCAACCAAGTCGTCCAGCAAGAGGAGCGGGACGCGAACAGTGGGAGAGTCATGAGGCCAAGAAAGTCAGAGACGCGGTCGGTGCCAATTGGCACGGTCAGGATAGTCCCTTTTCCTCACGCCCCGCATCCTGTCAAGGGAGGGAAGTATTTGGCTGACGAGTTGGTGAAcctggaggagctggacTCGGAGACCAAGAAGGCGTTGGAGGTGGTGCAGAGGGGCGGGAAAGATCGCAAGACAAGTTTGCACGATGGAGAGGAAGTCTACATGAAACTGGGGCGACTGGCTGTCTTGAAAGAGTTTCGCGGTCGTGGCATCGCAGGCCAGCTGATCAGGCGCGCCTTGGACTGGATGAAAGAGCACCCCAGGTATTTCAGCCCGTCGGTCAAGGAGAGGGGGTTCGAAGCCCTGGGAATCGATCCGGAAAGGGACGCGAGGATGATGCCTAAGTGGCGAGGTCTGTTTTGCGTTCACGCCCAGGTCAGTGCCGTCGGTGCTTGGCAGAGGGCTGGCTTTGTGGTAGATGAAGAgatggggaggtggtgggaggaggggattgAGCATGTTGGCATGTTTTGTCGGGTGGATGCGAGGGCGTAG
- a CDS encoding 40S ribosomal protein S25 — protein MAPAASGAKKQKKKWSKGKVKDKAQHAVILDKSTSDKLYKDVQSYRLVTVATLVDRLKINGSLARRCLKDLEEKGQIKQVVGHSKMKIYTRAIGADE, from the exons ATGGCTCCCGCCGCGTCTGGTGctaagaagcagaagaagaagtggtccaagggcaagg TCAAGGACAAGGCCCAGCACGCCGTCATCCTTGACAAGTCCACTTCCGACAAGCTTTACAAGGACGTCCAGTCCTACCGCCTTGTCACCGTCGCCACCCTCGTCGACCGTCTCAAGATCAACGGCTCGCTTGCCCGCCGCTGCCTCAAGGACCTCGAGGAGAAGGGTCAGATCAAGCAGGTTGTTGGACACAGCAAGATGAAGATCTACA CCCGTGCCATTGGCGCTGACGAGTAA
- a CDS encoding 40S ribosomal protein S5, with amino-acid sequence MSEGEVDVAAVSQYEVLPKEVLAEVGSVKLFNRWSYEDVEIRDISLTDYIQIRSPVYLPHSAGRYAAKRFRKANCPIIERLTNSLMMHGRNNGKKLMAVRIVAHAFEIIHLMTDQNPIQIAVDAIVNCGPREDSTRIGSAGTVRRQAVDVSPLRRVNQAIALLTTGAREASFRNVKSIAECLAEELINAAKGSSNSYAIKKKDELERVAKSNR; translated from the exons ATGTCTGAGGGAGAAGTTGACGTCGCGGCCGTTTCCCAGTACGAGGTCCTCCCCAAGGAGGTCCTCGCTGAGGTTGGCAGTGTGAAGCTGTTCA ACCGCTGGAGCTACGAGGATGTCGAGATCAGGGATATCTCTTTGAC CGACTACATCCAGATCCGTTCTCCCGTCTACCTCCCCCACTCCGCTGGTCGCTATGCCGCCAAGCGTTTCCGCAAGGCCAACTGCCCCATCATTGAGCGTCTCACCAACTCCCTCATGATGCACGGTCGCAACAACGGCAAGAAGCTCATGGCTGTCCGCATTGTCGCTCACGCCTTCGAGATC ATCCACCTCATGACCGACCAGAACCCCATCCAGATCGCCGTCGATGCCATCGTCAACTGCGGTCCCCGCGAAGACTCCACCCGTATCGGTTCCGCCGGTACCGTCCGTCGCCAGGCCGTCGATGTCTCTCCCCTTCGCCGTGTCAACCAGGCCATcgccctcctcaccaccggTGCTCGCGAGGCTTCTTTCCGCAACGTCAAGTCCATTGCCGAGTGCCTTGCTGAGGAGCTGATCAACGCCGCCAAGGGCTCCTCCAACTCGTAcgccatcaagaagaaggatgagctCGAGCGTGTTGCCAAGTCCAACCGTTAA